CCAAGACAAAAATACATCACGACAACCACTATCAATCGAGGTCATGCAGCAGCTTTTGAAATTCCAGTTCAGACGTAGGCGTTCAGCAACATCAAATTCATTCTCAGATATTACAGGTTATAGTTGGATTCAAGGTTTTGGacgtaaataatgattataaaaatataataagtaatactaTTTGTTCCAAATTCtattgtaacattttttttttgttacatctATCAAATAAcctttgtgttttttttctattaaacgtacaattataaattttttattgtgtacttggatactatttaaaaatttacaaattaaaacaaatcaatGGTATAGAGTAAATGCTACAAAAATACTACAATCAGGAGTACTTGGCCACAGAACAGGTCTGAAAAACAATAAGATTATTTCATGttcgtatttatttgtaaatccactagttatttttataatttttgtagcaGTTTTAACTTACTTTTCGTTGCCTGTACTTGACAATGGTGATGCGACGGTGCAGTGACGGAAACCGAACAAAATTTGGAGGTtttgtttttggtttttaaaatcgttttttttatactaacgtTTTTgctcaacaattttaattatcaaaataaaagtcTTTGTTTTTAAACCGGTTTTCTACTACTAAGGTTTTTGGACTGGTTAATCACTCATATacaagatttttattaaaaaaaaaaattgaagtatttttaatacaacacTTTCTTATTTGTGTTAATGACTACAAATTTTCTCCtagagataaaaaattaaaaatatcaagaaaaAACTTAAgcctattatttactaatcaaTAACAACTGGTAGACTTGAAATTACATCAAGATATTAgacaaatgtaatattttgtaacttaAACCTTTTTAgtcttattacttttattaaaatacaattataaaacaataacctTTATAAACTCTAAGCAATAAGTTGAAtgttaaatatgtacttaaatagttaaatttatcaaaattatttatggattataacaacaaaaaaacaaaattctaattttcataacttatatttttataatacataaatacatttcacttttatttttatttttagtattttactaaatgtctatatttgaccgtaaattattcaaaataaacttaatgacGAAAACAACTTTTCTACAGTCACCTATAACaagaaacaaatttattaagttaatacagtttaaaatttatacaaagtaatattacattacctGTATGGATGGtactgttataaatattttttgaagctGATATAGCTCtgacattttactatttttatttttccaaaaagtAATTCTGTGTTTTGGTGCAAGAAGGGTCAATGTCAAAAATGCCCATTGTTgggaaactattattaaaattgcccatttttaaaaatgtctcttaaattttaatataatataattgttatggttcaatttctttttcttttttccatagttattttaataaactaacaataaagttactaaaataaagaatagaaATTGACATTGGCTcatcaatcaaaaatatattttaatattttctgacATTGgccataatagtaatatacaactgcacaaataaaaatatcttttatagaCAAAACTGTATCGAAAATGAGTAgtagaaattaaaacatgacacaatattttaaaatataataattgtaaataacaaaataaaagattagaaACAActgtttaacaataaaattcatattttataaaattgtttaaagaaaatcAATAACAGTTTTTAGTCTTTAAGTTCCTTAGTTAAAGATAAAAtggtaaattaattcaatgttATAGTCTTTTgttttacctataaaataaacatctttataattgtatacattttcactAAATTTTAATGCGACCATTTTCAACACTGTAAGAATTCCAAAAAATAGCTATTTataacctatttatatttattttaattattgtcgattaataatttttcacttcattaaaaattttaaaaattgaatagaatatttctcataaattgttctaattttaacaaaaaattaattatcctttaatgtataatttatatttttctagatggtttataaatatgtcCGTAAGACAAAACAAGGTAATTGGACTGAAAATGATCTACAAATAGctaagtttaaatgtcaaaatagtACCAAAATATTGACTGCATCCGTTATGTACAACATTCCGTTTTCAACATTGTATAGGCATATTTAATCAGGTCGTATTGAGAAATATCTTGGCAGGTTTAGATCTACTTTTTCCCCAAGAACAAGAACTAGttagctatttaaaaataatggattCGGTTTTTTATGGTCTTTCTAAGTCTGACTAAAAATTTGGTAGCTGTATATTCTCaaaaattgttgattattGATCACCTAAAAAGTTGAGACATATCAGGGTTAGCTGGTGATGATTGGTTAGctcatttaaaatgattatctaAAATGTAGTCCTAATATTGTTCTAAGAACTCCAAAGTCAACTTCTGTGGCTCGAGTTAGAGGATTTAATTGGCCACAAGTtaacgattttttaaattattggaaGAGCATTTGTGATTCGGATGTCACTAGAGTTTACAACATGGATAAGACTGGtatttcaacaataattaataaaccccCTTAAGTGTTTTCAATtactggaaaaaaaaacaagttggAGTTATTTTTAGTGCTGAGCGAGGATAGCTAACAACAGTTATTAGTTACTGTAATACAACTAGCTCTTTTATcccactttttttatttttgcaagaCAAAAGATGCAACCAAGGTTGATGGATGGGGCTCCTTCTGGCTCCAAAGGGCATTGTTCTACTAGTGGTTGGACAAAcggtgatttatttttgatgtggcttcaattttttgtaaaaatagtgCGACACACACcagataaaaaagtaattttagtcTTAGATTACCATGAGTCGCATAAGTATTACCATGCTTTAAAATTTGCTGTTGAAAAGCACATTACATTTGCTTCCTTTGTATCTCACACAACGCATAAAATGCAACCATTGGATAAATCTGATTTTGGTCCCATCAAAAAGTTTTTTGAACGAGAGATTAATGTTTTCCAAAAATCGTATAGTGGtcgtataattaatcaatatgatattgttaaaatCATCAGTCCAGCTTATTTAAAAGGAGCTACTCTTCTAAACGCAGTAAACGGATTCAATGCAACGGGACTGTGGCCTTTTAATCCTTTTATTTTTGGAGATGACTATGCTCCAGTATCTGTTACTGATAGATCAATAATGAACTTGCCTGTTTCAGACTCAcatttatatacctagtacACCTTCATGCATAGATTAAAGACTATCGACAGGCCAGCGACTGACTGAAAAACAGACAATTACATTTGACGccttagattttttaaatattttacatcggttgttttttcttttttattataaatagaaagtGATTACAGTTAAATGgtacatagtttttaaaaaaacaacagaaacaattataaaaattttgatgATTAATATTGAAGTGACTTTAACGcaatgttataaaaactaCTCCCACAGACTATGTAACATGGCTTAATACGGTGCCGCATTGTacttataggtacaataattagGTCCATAATAGAGAATTTGTGTCTAgcttttatagtattaacgCTGATACCTTGAAAATTTGTTGACTTAAAGTTCACGAGATTATACACAAGTCTGCCAAGTTTTACAGTGATCGGTGTTAGATTTTATGCTCTgcgattttttaaagttagtaGTGTAGTGACGTGACGTACAAAAATGTGTGACGTGAAAAATGGAGCAACGAATCGTCATCAAGTTTCTGCTGAAAAACCGGACGAAATTTTTCGTAAATTGCAACGAGTGCTCGGTAATGATTGCTTATAAAAACCATGTGTTTATGAATGGCCATCACGTTTCGTATCAGGTCAGGAATCAACACATGACGATGCAAGGTCAGGTGGCCCTAAAACCGTGCACACTGGGCTAAACGTCGAACGTTTAAGTGTGTTGGTGCGGACAGATCAACGTCTTACAATCCGAATGATGTCTAATGAACGTTCTTAAACGATTTTGTGTCATAGAATGTCTCGTGTGAGGTCGGAATTAGCCAAAAGTAGTTGGGTCCTTCACCATGACAATGTGCTTGCACACAcatcattaaaatttcaagtttttgaCCAGTAGGAACATAACAACGCTCCCCCACCCCCCGTACAGCCCTGATCTGGCTTCAATGGACTTCTGGCTATTTCCAAAGTTAAAGGGTTCCTTGTTTGGTTCAATGAAATGACACCGCTATGAGAATTTGGAGGACATTCAACGTGCTGTAACGGCGGTGTTGAAGAGTTTAACTTCTGAAGACTTCTAGGAGTGCTTTCAGAAATGGAAAAAATGCTGGACCAAGTATATTAGACTTGGAGGAGAGTATTGTGAAGGCATGGGTgcataaatcattgtaaatactaaataaatgttttaaaattaaaaattctcgtTATTTAATTGCTACACCTCATATcatatgtctatatattttaagacataGTAAAAGTAAATGTCAAGTAGGATGAATACCCAAACTCCACTTCTCGCATAGCTTGTTAACTATTGGCCTAATGGTCTATTAGGTAAACGGTACATTGTCTGACCGGATGCAATATCGCAAATCGTGATAACGGAAGTCGATTTTTGTTGTAGTCAGTTACAATCGGAACGATTTCTATTAGCCAATAGCAAAGATTTCTGTCCAGTGGGCGATGCAGCGGTGCAGCGGTAAATCATATACTGATGTTCATGAACACATATTAGTCGTTCAGCTATCTTCAGACATACATGTTCCTACTCGTACCATTATAATTGTGTAGGGCAGGTAgagcgattttttttcattgttatcgtttatacatacatactagCTGAATTACCCGGAGTTGCCCGGAAACACTCCTTTTAAGTGTAAAACGCCGTGGAAGCGTTGTCGAAAAGAAGAATGTTTTtaagtgtaaattatataatatttaaatttgtagtcACATGTGTAATTATATGGGTAACATTgttgtgtgtaaaatattttttttatgcaaagtcgttttt
This genomic stretch from Rhopalosiphum maidis isolate BTI-1 chromosome 3, ASM367621v3, whole genome shotgun sequence harbors:
- the LOC113557881 gene encoding uncharacterized protein LOC113557881; this translates as MQPRLMDGAPSGSKGHCSTSGWTNGDLFLMWLQFFVKIVRHTPDKKVILVLDYHESHKYYHALKFAVEKHITFASFVSHTTHKMQPLDKSDFGPIKKFFEREINVFQKSYSGRIINQYDIVKIISPAYLKGATLLNAVNGFNATGLWPFNPFIFGDDYAPVSVTDRSIMNLPVSDSHLYT